DNA sequence from the Actinomycetes bacterium genome:
CGACGATGCCCCCGGCGACGATGACCCCGGCGACGATGACCCCGGCGACACAGCCTCTGCGCTGATGACCGTGTCGTTCGTTGCCGTCACCGTGCTGTCGGTGCTGGCGGTGCTGGCATCGCCGCTGATCAACCGGCTGTTCGCACTTCCGCTGGACGGTGCCGAGCGTGCCCAGCAGCTGGCGATCGGTGACGACCTGCTGGCGCTGCTGCTGCCACAGATCCTGTTCTACGGGATCACCACGCTTGTGACCGCCCAGTTGCACGCCCGGCGGCGGTTCGTCGCCCCGGCCTTCGCGCCGGTGCTCACCAACGTGGTCACATCTGCAGCCGCACTGGCAGTGTGGTGGCTGATCTCCACGGGACGGACCGACACCGACTCCACGATGACCGTGTACCTGCTCGGCCTGGGCACGACGGCCGGCGTTGCGTCGATGGCAGTGGCGCTGCTCCCCTCCTTGCGCCGGGCCGGGGTACACCTGCGCTGGAGGTTCCAACCCCGCCATCCAGCGGTGAAGAAGCTGGTACGGCTCTCCGGCTGGACGGTCGGGTTCGCCGCGGCCAACCAGATCGCCCTGCTCGTCGTGCTGACCATTGCCCGCGGCGCCGGCGAAGGTGCGGTGTCCGCCTACCAGTACGCATTCATCTTCTTCCAGCTCCCCTACGGCCTCATCGCCGTGTCGATCATGACCGTGATCCTGCCCGACCTGTCCGAGGCAGCCAGCGCCCATGACGTGCCTGCGTTTCGGGAACGGTTCCGCGAGGGCCTGGCG
Encoded proteins:
- the murJ gene encoding murein biosynthesis integral membrane protein MurJ, which produces DDAPGDDDPGDDDPGDTASALMTVSFVAVTVLSVLAVLASPLINRLFALPLDGAERAQQLAIGDDLLALLLPQILFYGITTLVTAQLHARRRFVAPAFAPVLTNVVTSAAALAVWWLISTGRTDTDSTMTVYLLGLGTTAGVASMAVALLPSLRRAGVHLRWRFQPRHPAVKKLVRLSGWTVGFAAANQIALLVVLTIARGAGEGAVSAYQYAFIFFQLPYGLIAVSIMTVILPDLSEAASAHDVPAFRERFREGLAVLLTFLLPVAGAYLFLGAPLIEILLQRGEFTAADTAQTAEMLAGFSIGLPFFAIFLYCIRAFHARRNTRTPFWLSVFQNGLNVALVVPFVAVLDQPGLSLAYSASYLVAAITAVVILNRHVKGTLTWQGLAAFGRGLLVALMVLLAVGMTIWWVRTNTDAGPVMEIVMAVLVAAVVFSGGTFLLRPHGFEDTIDTLRRGLRGRWSRMRR